In Chaetodon trifascialis isolate fChaTrf1 chromosome 23, fChaTrf1.hap1, whole genome shotgun sequence, the following proteins share a genomic window:
- the cd68 gene encoding macrosialin isoform X1, which produces MSGDAARVHQSEAVSEEVQLKSVTMKGPVVFLFIAFCAVSALSLAEDKESSPSVTVSPAGQFDVSATTTTPPPKPTTTTTTPPKPTTTPKPTTTTTTPKPTTTTTAPKPTTTTTAKPTTTTTTTTTTKPTTPPPPKPTPSTTLTAGNYTLMTDKKEICVMAQVALQIRLGNGTFIVQPNMTKVEGGCQETKANLTLVFKEGFITFMFNKSTAEDMVYVNALSFVLSYPLSKGGNSQYSAKNDSVHLFNAKVGHSYSCKSESLYMGSGLYLDVSQDRMQAFNLTKSNDFGSPDRCAADQPDYRVAIAVGVTLLVLIVIVVVAYLLGRRKRTDGYQTL; this is translated from the exons ATGAGCGGAGACGCCGCACGGGTGCATCAGAGTGAAGCAGTGTCAGAGGAAGTTCAGCTGAAGTCTGTGACCATGAAGGGGcctgttgttttcctttttatagCCTTCTGCGCTGTCTCAG CGTTATCATTGGCTGAAGACAAGGAATCCAGTCCTTCTGTAACCGTGTCCCCTGCTGGTCAGTTTGACGTctcagccaccaccaccacccccccccccaagcctacaaccaccaccaccaccccccccaAGCCTACAACCACCCCCAAACctacaaccaccaccaccacccccaaacctacaaccaccaccaccgcccCCAAGCCTacaaccaccaccactgccaaacctacaaccaccaccaccaccaccaccaccaccaagcCTACAACCCCACCTCCTCCTAAACCTACTCCCTCCACCACCTTGACTGCAGGAAACTACACCCTgatgacagacaaaaaagagaTTTGCGTGATGGCTCAGGTGGCACTACAGATCCGTCTG ggcAATGGAACCTTCATTGTTCAGCCAAATATGACCAAAGTAGAAGGAGGTTGTCAGGAAACCAAGGCCAACCTTACCCTGGTCTTCAAAGAGGGTTTCATCACCTTCATGTTCAACAAG agCACTGCTGAAGACATGGTCTACGTTAATgctctgtcttttgtcctctcCTACCCCTTAAGCAAAGGAG GTAACAGCCAGTACAGTGCCAAGAACGATTCAGTGCATCTCTTCAATGCAAAGGTCGGACACTCCTACTCCTGCAAGAGCGAATCACTGTACATGGGGAGTGGACTGTACCTGGATGTCAGTCAAGACAGGATGCAGGCCTTCAATCTGACCAAGAGCAACGACTTTGGCTCGC ctgaccGCTGCGCTGCTGACCAGCCGGATTACCGTGTGGCCATCGCGGTGGGAGTGACATTGCTGGTGCTCATCGTCATCGTGGTGGTGGCCTACCTGCTGGGCCGCAGGAAGAGGACCGATGGCTACCAGACTCTGTGA
- the ing2 gene encoding inhibitor of growth protein 2 — translation MLGHHYPNADKSQQLVNYVEDYLECVESLPLDIQRNVSLLREIDAKYQEVLKEVDEVFEKYKGEQDATQRKRLQIQLQRALIISQELGDEKIHVVTQMTELVENRSRQMDSHSLCLQEPSEAERLTTERRSSVQDSPAPERTSARRPRRQRNSESRDSSHPSANGSLVDDPVEELSIPPPREKKSKSAKKKKRKAKQERDASPVDFAIDPNEPTYCLCEQVSYGEMIGCDNDQCPIEWFHFSCVGLTYKPKGKWYCPKCRGDNEKTMDKSLDKNRKDRRSR, via the exons ATGTTAGGCCATCACTACCCAAATGCCGACAAGTCGCAACAACTGGTCAACTATGTGGAGGATTATCTGGAATGTGTGGAGTCCCTGCCTTTGGACATACAAAGAAATGTTTCTCTGCTTCGCGAAATTGATGCAAAGTATCAAG aggtGCTGAAGGAGGTTGATGAAGTATTTGAGAAGTACAAAGGTGAGCAGGATGCAACACAGAGAAAGCGGCTGCAGATCCAGCTGCAGAGAGCGCTCATCATCAGCCAGGAGCTGGGTGACGAGAAGATCCACGTCGTGACCCAAATGACGGAACTGGTGGAGAACCGCTCCCGCCAGATGGACTCCCACTCCCTTTGCCTCCAGGAGCCCAGCGAGGCCGAGCGTCTTACTACGGAACGACGCTCCAGTGTCCAAGACTCCCCGGCCCCTGAACGTACCTCAGCCCGGCGCCCACGCCGCCAACGCAACAGTGAGAGCCGTGACTCCAGCCACCCGTCAGCCAACGGCTCTCTGGTGGATGACCCCGTGGAGGAGCTGTCCATCCCTCCACCCAGAGAGAAGAAGTCCAAGTCtgcgaagaagaagaagcgcaaGGCCAAACAGGAGCGAGATGCCTCGCCGGTCGACTTCGCCATCGACCCCAATGAGCCCACTTACTGCCTCTGCGAACAGGTGTCGTACGGCGAGATGATCGGCTGCGATAATGACCAGTGCCCCATCGAGTGGTTCCACTTCTCCTGCGTGGGGCTGACCTACAAGCCTAAGGGCAAGTGGTACTGCCCCAAATGCAGAGGGGATAATGAAAAGACCATGGACAAAAGCttagacaaaaacagaaaagaccGCAGATCCAGGTAG
- the cd68 gene encoding macrosialin isoform X2, with protein MSGDAARVHQSEAVSEEVQLKSVTMKGPVVFLFIAFCAVSALSLAEDKESSPSVTVSPAGQFDVSATTTTPPPKPTTTTTTPPKPTTTPKPTTTTTTPKPTTTTTAPKPTTTTTKPTTPPPPKPTPSTTLTAGNYTLMTDKKEICVMAQVALQIRLGNGTFIVQPNMTKVEGGCQETKANLTLVFKEGFITFMFNKSTAEDMVYVNALSFVLSYPLSKGGNSQYSAKNDSVHLFNAKVGHSYSCKSESLYMGSGLYLDVSQDRMQAFNLTKSNDFGSPDRCAADQPDYRVAIAVGVTLLVLIVIVVVAYLLGRRKRTDGYQTL; from the exons ATGAGCGGAGACGCCGCACGGGTGCATCAGAGTGAAGCAGTGTCAGAGGAAGTTCAGCTGAAGTCTGTGACCATGAAGGGGcctgttgttttcctttttatagCCTTCTGCGCTGTCTCAG CGTTATCATTGGCTGAAGACAAGGAATCCAGTCCTTCTGTAACCGTGTCCCCTGCTGGTCAGTTTGACGTctcagccaccaccaccacccccccccccaagcctacaaccaccaccaccaccccccccaAGCCTACAACCACCCCCAAACctacaaccaccaccaccacccccaaacctacaaccaccaccaccgcccCCAAGCCTaca accaccaccaccaagcCTACAACCCCACCTCCTCCTAAACCTACTCCCTCCACCACCTTGACTGCAGGAAACTACACCCTgatgacagacaaaaaagagaTTTGCGTGATGGCTCAGGTGGCACTACAGATCCGTCTG ggcAATGGAACCTTCATTGTTCAGCCAAATATGACCAAAGTAGAAGGAGGTTGTCAGGAAACCAAGGCCAACCTTACCCTGGTCTTCAAAGAGGGTTTCATCACCTTCATGTTCAACAAG agCACTGCTGAAGACATGGTCTACGTTAATgctctgtcttttgtcctctcCTACCCCTTAAGCAAAGGAG GTAACAGCCAGTACAGTGCCAAGAACGATTCAGTGCATCTCTTCAATGCAAAGGTCGGACACTCCTACTCCTGCAAGAGCGAATCACTGTACATGGGGAGTGGACTGTACCTGGATGTCAGTCAAGACAGGATGCAGGCCTTCAATCTGACCAAGAGCAACGACTTTGGCTCGC ctgaccGCTGCGCTGCTGACCAGCCGGATTACCGTGTGGCCATCGCGGTGGGAGTGACATTGCTGGTGCTCATCGTCATCGTGGTGGTGGCCTACCTGCTGGGCCGCAGGAAGAGGACCGATGGCTACCAGACTCTGTGA